A region of Nostoc sp. 'Peltigera membranacea cyanobiont' N6 DNA encodes the following proteins:
- a CDS encoding B12-binding domain-containing radical SAM protein — MDLLLVNIPIDLGKKPYDLAFSFLKRLNFGILVIASYMTERGFNVGIFDPQSHPEEDCLVKLLQEIEQTSPHVIGLSCVSGFSYPPCLKIASTIRKRFPSIPIIVGGKDHVGQIAETVLLECSAIDIVVRGEGEEILCQLVDHITNKKPLDTINNIVYRNLDGEICSTHYDLAFNPQKMTRLNYSLYPNFQTFAPSLEVGRGCTFGCEFCVSAKTGVRKKDIPSIIDEAEYITDIYGDNEICIYLETPMFLMQDEEISQLAIQRQERGLNFTWRTSTRVEYLTPSRLEKLAKAGCRILDLGLESASFDILLRMGKTRDPQRYLDRASEILRAAYDLGIMIKLNILFYIGDTLETIATTFSYLTKNIPYVTSVSAYPLLLYPGSSLEGGIKEEVKRYGGNIITDAVWQSRHLWPINPSSELTYDSLQELGVLFAKSFQTIDTFYTQKRYGYFSPKISYTEFVDAAINFGIDSLPFSKDLKETESNRQVLWDYLKAGM, encoded by the coding sequence ATGGATTTACTTTTAGTTAATATCCCAATCGACTTAGGTAAAAAACCCTACGATTTAGCTTTTTCCTTTTTAAAAAGGCTGAATTTTGGCATTCTAGTAATCGCCTCTTATATGACAGAGAGAGGATTTAATGTTGGTATTTTTGACCCTCAATCCCATCCTGAAGAAGATTGTTTAGTAAAACTTTTACAAGAAATTGAGCAGACTTCGCCTCACGTGATTGGGTTATCTTGTGTCAGTGGTTTTAGCTATCCTCCTTGCCTAAAAATAGCCAGCACAATTCGCAAGAGATTTCCATCTATTCCTATAATTGTTGGTGGTAAAGATCATGTTGGACAAATTGCAGAAACAGTATTATTGGAATGTTCAGCGATAGATATAGTAGTGAGAGGTGAAGGTGAGGAAATTTTGTGTCAACTTGTTGACCATATTACTAACAAGAAGCCTCTTGATACAATTAATAATATTGTTTATCGTAATCTTGATGGAGAGATTTGCTCAACTCATTATGATTTAGCTTTCAATCCTCAAAAAATGACTCGACTTAACTATAGCCTCTATCCAAATTTCCAGACATTTGCACCAAGTTTGGAAGTTGGTAGAGGTTGTACTTTCGGCTGTGAATTCTGTGTTTCTGCAAAAACTGGAGTGCGTAAAAAGGACATACCCTCTATCATCGATGAAGCGGAATATATTACTGATATATATGGGGATAATGAAATTTGTATTTACCTAGAAACACCTATGTTTCTCATGCAAGATGAAGAAATATCCCAGTTAGCTATTCAACGTCAAGAGAGAGGTTTAAATTTTACCTGGAGAACTAGCACGCGTGTAGAATATTTAACTCCAAGCCGTCTAGAAAAATTAGCAAAAGCGGGCTGTCGAATTTTGGATTTAGGATTAGAAAGTGCTTCTTTTGATATTCTTCTCCGAATGGGTAAAACTCGCGATCCCCAAAGGTATCTTGACAGAGCATCTGAAATACTGCGTGCTGCCTATGACCTTGGTATTATGATCAAGCTCAATATTCTTTTTTATATAGGAGATACTTTAGAAACAATAGCAACAACATTTTCTTATCTTACTAAGAATATACCCTATGTCACTAGTGTTTCAGCATATCCTCTTTTACTGTATCCTGGTTCATCTTTAGAAGGGGGAATAAAAGAAGAAGTTAAGCGTTATGGAGGAAATATTATTACAGATGCAGTTTGGCAGTCAAGACATCTATGGCCTATTAACCCTAGTTCGGAATTAACCTATGATTCTCTCCAAGAGCTAGGAGTTTTGTTTGCTAAATCTTTTCAGACTATCGACACTTTCTATACTCAAAAGCGATATGGTTATTTTTCTCCAAAAATTTCCTACACCGAATTTGTCGATGCTGCTATTAATTTTGGTATTGATTCTTTACCTTTTTCCAAAGATTTGAAAGAAACGGAATCAAATAGGCAAGTACTTTGGGATTACTTAAAAGCTGGAATGTAA